A single window of Paenibacillus sp. SYP-B4298 DNA harbors:
- a CDS encoding response regulator transcription factor, with product MYKVLVVDDERMIREGLCSLIEWEEYGYVVADTAANGLEAIEKCSQVQPDLVIIDIRMPGMSGLEAIAAMRAQGFKRHVLILSGYADFNYARQALELRMDGYLLKPVDEEELIANLQRLRVELDSDQQRSASAVELEQERCLLACLTGQEVTLALKEEPDWKRYELVLVRLLAHEELEVDAAAAAFKLELSRLLKQRAIMVLLGSNLVMLVEEGQRGLYELLETAAATGGVEITAVSGGVASCREEVTRCYERALQGMRRRFFHPGGRLIAVAEQEEWRGREQEEDGDGDGEKPVVEEEELISKLYLALDAGNPEAAYALLKDAGDRVVRSGGGENELKACYMRWMSSVLGKLGQSSVELRQQRYADELLALTKEYRYSRYMERLAVLLSSLCSELDGPASDRQMKKVIDLIKRNYRENLKLETLAELYGYSSAYLGKLFKQTAGESFNSFLDKTRMEQAKALLLKGLKVYEVAEQVGYTHVDYFHSKFKKYVGLSPSEWKNANRTST from the coding sequence ATGTATAAAGTGCTGGTGGTAGATGATGAGCGAATGATTAGGGAGGGACTGTGCAGCCTAATCGAATGGGAGGAATATGGCTACGTGGTGGCAGATACGGCCGCGAATGGCTTGGAGGCGATTGAAAAATGCAGCCAGGTGCAGCCAGACCTTGTCATTATCGACATTCGGATGCCAGGCATGAGCGGGCTTGAGGCGATCGCCGCTATGCGCGCGCAGGGCTTCAAGCGGCATGTACTCATATTAAGCGGGTATGCTGATTTCAACTATGCTAGACAGGCGCTTGAGCTGCGAATGGATGGCTACCTGCTCAAGCCGGTCGATGAGGAGGAACTGATCGCCAATCTGCAGCGGCTGCGTGTAGAGCTGGACAGTGATCAGCAGCGGAGCGCCAGTGCGGTCGAGCTCGAGCAGGAGCGCTGCTTGCTTGCATGCTTAACAGGTCAGGAAGTAACGCTAGCCTTGAAGGAAGAGCCGGATTGGAAGCGGTATGAGCTGGTGCTGGTGCGGTTGCTGGCGCACGAGGAGCTGGAGGTGGATGCAGCGGCGGCGGCTTTCAAGCTTGAGCTATCGCGACTGCTCAAGCAGCGCGCAATCATGGTTCTGCTCGGGTCCAATCTCGTCATGCTGGTCGAGGAGGGTCAGCGCGGGCTGTACGAGCTGCTGGAGACGGCAGCCGCTACGGGCGGAGTGGAGATAACGGCTGTGTCAGGCGGTGTGGCAAGCTGCCGGGAAGAGGTAACGCGCTGCTATGAGCGTGCGCTGCAAGGAATGCGGAGGCGCTTCTTCCATCCGGGAGGGCGATTGATTGCCGTGGCGGAGCAGGAGGAGTGGAGAGGCAGAGAGCAGGAGGAGGACGGGGACGGGGACGGGGAGAAGCCAGTGGTCGAGGAGGAGGAGCTGATCAGCAAGCTATACCTTGCGCTGGATGCGGGCAACCCGGAGGCAGCCTATGCATTGCTGAAGGACGCAGGTGACCGTGTGGTTAGGAGTGGAGGCGGGGAGAATGAGCTCAAGGCTTGCTATATGCGCTGGATGAGCTCGGTACTCGGCAAGCTGGGGCAGAGCAGTGTGGAGCTGCGCCAGCAGCGCTATGCGGATGAGCTGCTCGCTTTAACCAAGGAGTACCGTTATAGCAGATATATGGAACGGCTGGCGGTGCTGTTAAGCTCGCTCTGCAGCGAGCTGGACGGTCCAGCGAGCGACCGCCAGATGAAGAAGGTCATCGACCTGATCAAGCGGAACTACCGTGAAAACCTGAAGCTGGAGACGCTCGCCGAGCTGTATGGCTATAGTAGTGCCTATCTTGGCAAGCTGTTCAAGCAGACGGCAGGAGAGAGCTTCAACAGCTTCTTGGACAAAACTCGAATGGAGCAAGCCAAGGCACTGCTTCTCAAGGGGCTCAAGGTATATGAGGTCGCCGAGCAAGTCGGGTACACTCATGTGGATTACTTTCACAGCAAGTTCAAAAAGTATGTAGGTCTCTCCCCCTCGGAGTGGAAAAATGCCAATAGGACAAGTACATAA
- a CDS encoding ABC transporter permease gives MNAVTAKQRNNLKPGRSSQFWRGVMRNKYLYFMSLPFVIWTFVFHYLPLWGWTMAFQRYRPNRPFWEQEWVGLDHFRTLFSDDMFYLVLRNTLAMSFMGLIAGFTIPILFAIMVNEIRGMVFKRFAQTVSYLPHFVSWVVVAGIISKMLSTDNGAVNELLMWLGIIKEPVQFMAKGEWFWGIVTAADVWKETGWNAIIYLAAISGIGPELYEAAKVDGASRLRQIWHITLPGIRTTIIILLIMSIGHLISIGFEKQFLLGNNLVSDYSQVLDLYALNYGISMGRFSFGTAINMFNSIVSLFLLFTANGIFKRLTKESIM, from the coding sequence ATGAATGCGGTTACAGCGAAACAGCGCAACAATCTGAAGCCAGGTCGGTCAAGCCAGTTTTGGCGCGGGGTCATGCGCAACAAATATTTGTATTTCATGTCGCTTCCATTTGTCATCTGGACATTTGTATTCCACTATTTGCCACTCTGGGGCTGGACGATGGCTTTCCAGCGGTATCGTCCGAACAGACCGTTCTGGGAGCAGGAGTGGGTCGGACTCGATCATTTCAGGACGCTCTTCTCGGATGATATGTTCTATCTCGTGCTCCGCAACACGCTGGCGATGAGCTTTATGGGATTGATTGCCGGCTTTACGATTCCGATCCTATTCGCCATTATGGTCAATGAGATTCGGGGCATGGTATTTAAGCGATTTGCCCAGACAGTATCCTACCTGCCGCACTTTGTCTCTTGGGTCGTCGTAGCGGGTATTATCAGCAAGATGCTATCCACCGATAACGGGGCGGTCAATGAACTGCTGATGTGGCTGGGAATCATTAAGGAGCCTGTGCAGTTCATGGCTAAGGGAGAATGGTTCTGGGGAATCGTAACAGCCGCAGATGTCTGGAAGGAGACGGGCTGGAATGCGATCATCTATCTAGCCGCCATATCAGGTATCGGGCCGGAGCTGTACGAGGCAGCCAAGGTGGATGGTGCAAGTCGGCTGAGGCAGATCTGGCATATCACATTGCCCGGCATCCGCACCACCATCATTATTTTGCTAATCATGTCGATCGGTCATCTGATCAGCATCGGCTTTGAGAAGCAGTTTCTGCTTGGCAACAATCTGGTGAGCGACTATTCCCAGGTGCTTGATTTGTATGCGCTTAATTATGGCATCAGTATGGGACGCTTCTCCTTCGGTACGGCCATCAATATGTTCAATTCCATTGTCAGCCTCTTCCTGCTATTCACTGCCAACGGTATTTTTAAGCGGCTGACGAAAGAAAGCATTATGTAG